Proteins encoded together in one Scytonema millei VB511283 window:
- a CDS encoding ArsR/SmtB family transcription factor yields the protein MKETNSEKLVSLPVAEVDDSCRRAKIFAALADPTRLKIVELLANAGELSGTEIAQSLGISLALFCHHSKTLSEAGLLDIRKEGQTKYNSLNWELLNACLQSLMRGASVSDQ from the coding sequence ATGAAAGAGACTAATTCAGAAAAGCTCGTGTCCCTACCTGTAGCTGAAGTAGACGATAGCTGTCGTCGGGCAAAAATCTTTGCAGCCCTTGCCGACCCCACCAGATTGAAAATTGTCGAGTTACTCGCCAACGCAGGAGAATTGAGCGGTACGGAAATAGCTCAATCTTTGGGCATTAGCCTTGCCCTCTTCTGCCACCACTCCAAAACCCTATCAGAAGCAGGGTTACTCGATATTCGCAAGGAAGGGCAGACAAAATATAACTCTTTGAATTGGGAATTACTCAATGCTTGCTTGCAAAGCCTGATGAGAGGGGCTAGCGTCAGTGACCAGTGA
- a CDS encoding DUF72 domain-containing protein, translating to MTFHLGCAVWSYKGWVGDFYPTGSRATEFLHLYSQRLTTVEGNTTFYAIPDADTVARWAAETSPGFKFCLKLPRDVTHQGLLEPHIPDALSFIARMQGLGDRLGPIFAQLPPRYSPEAIEDLTIFLNALREKASLALEVRHPNWFQEPYANQLRTLLEQLGIGRVLLDSRPIYDAPDDPQSHSERRKPKLPVEFSITAPFSLVRFISHPKWELNQPFLEEWVDFIDRNLRQGTHIYFFVHCPIEERSPHNARSFHQLLTQKGVVAPPLPWNDLQPFPQQLSLF from the coding sequence TTGACTTTTCATCTCGGCTGTGCTGTTTGGTCGTATAAAGGTTGGGTAGGCGATTTTTATCCGACTGGAAGCCGTGCGACAGAATTTTTACATTTATACAGCCAGCGACTCACGACTGTTGAAGGAAACACCACCTTTTACGCTATCCCTGATGCCGATACTGTAGCGAGATGGGCAGCAGAAACATCACCAGGATTTAAATTTTGCCTTAAGTTACCGCGAGACGTTACCCATCAAGGCTTGCTAGAACCACATATTCCCGATGCTTTGAGTTTTATCGCACGAATGCAAGGTTTAGGCGATCGCCTGGGACCAATTTTTGCTCAACTTCCGCCGCGATATAGTCCAGAAGCAATAGAGGACTTAACAATATTCTTAAATGCTTTGAGAGAAAAAGCATCGCTGGCTTTAGAAGTGCGTCATCCAAACTGGTTTCAAGAGCCGTATGCTAATCAGCTAAGAACGCTTTTAGAACAGTTGGGAATAGGTAGAGTTTTACTCGATAGCCGTCCGATATACGATGCGCCAGATGACCCACAAAGTCATTCCGAACGCCGCAAACCTAAGTTACCAGTAGAATTTAGTATCACCGCGCCGTTTAGCTTAGTTCGCTTTATTAGCCATCCAAAGTGGGAGTTAAATCAGCCCTTTCTTGAAGAATGGGTTGATTTTATCGATCGCAATTTACGTCAAGGAACCCACATTTATTTCTTCGTCCATTGTCCCATAGAAGAGCGATCGCCGCACAATGCTCGGTCTTTTCACCAGTTATTGACACAAAAAGGGGTTGTGGCTCCGCCGCTTCCCTGGAACGATTTGCAGCCATTTCCTCAGCAACTCAGCTTGTTCTAG
- a CDS encoding histidine kinase, whose translation MTLSNEEKQKIMNDLAQGKPGLVHEEATPNLDQYDSNLDPKDYDNFENFAQRPVDETDTKTNLDGNLVERIRLQIRSEFEEAKSTGQLRSSRIREIVQSAIYDIRTEIKAGSSDIRQIFRDTISAVSDNFKDKGSEIKEEVTAAVEGFIAGYSSGKRQTIVKDQAEVHQLQSRIDSQEEELQQEIDRLLVDVEEVGKESDSSLKDSIQSAINAFKNSEEFALMKKRYAQLQAQLAIVRANLAARYGGRYEEIKERIDEATHWYQRTGNKADAGESVEGRSLEDRLKEVGEAIAKGEYQLRKILRDLLKVAADLLKDKEPPASK comes from the coding sequence GTGACTTTAAGTAACGAAGAAAAACAAAAAATCATGAACGATCTAGCTCAAGGGAAGCCAGGGTTAGTTCATGAAGAAGCAACTCCTAATCTCGACCAATACGACTCTAATTTAGACCCCAAGGATTACGATAACTTTGAAAATTTTGCTCAACGTCCTGTAGATGAGACAGATACAAAAACTAATTTAGATGGCAATTTGGTCGAGCGAATTAGGTTACAGATCCGCTCCGAATTTGAAGAGGCAAAATCGACCGGACAGTTGCGATCGAGTAGAATTCGCGAGATCGTCCAATCTGCTATATACGATATCCGCACGGAGATAAAAGCAGGGTCTAGCGATATTCGTCAAATTTTTAGAGATACCATTTCAGCAGTCAGCGATAACTTTAAGGATAAAGGTAGCGAAATTAAAGAGGAAGTTACGGCTGCTGTAGAAGGATTTATTGCAGGTTACAGTAGTGGCAAACGGCAAACTATTGTCAAAGATCAGGCAGAAGTTCACCAACTACAGTCAAGAATTGACTCTCAAGAAGAGGAGCTACAACAAGAGATCGATCGCCTCTTGGTTGATGTAGAAGAAGTTGGTAAAGAATCAGATTCTAGTTTGAAAGATTCGATCCAATCCGCTATTAATGCCTTCAAAAATAGCGAAGAGTTCGCTTTAATGAAGAAGCGTTACGCTCAACTCCAAGCACAACTAGCGATCGTTCGTGCTAACCTAGCCGCACGCTATGGCGGACGTTACGAGGAGATTAAAGAAAGAATAGACGAAGCTACGCATTGGTATCAACGTACTGGTAACAAAGCTGATGCTGGAGAATCAGTAGAAGGGCGATCGCTGGAAGATAGACTCAAAGAAGTAGGAGAAGCGATCGCAAAAGGAGAGTATCAACTACGCAAAATCCTGCGCGATCTGCTCAAAGTCGCCGCAGATTTGCTCAAAGATAAAGAACCACCTGCTAGCAAATAA
- the trxA gene encoding thioredoxin: MTDRVKPLTLTAENFQTEVIESKTPVLVDLWAAWCGPCRVVNPIVEEIAANFAGRATVGKLNIDEYGEIASRYKVQAIPTLLFFQDGVVVDRVVGVVPAKAIAQKLNALLEPAADRQAA, translated from the coding sequence ATGACAGATCGTGTCAAGCCGTTGACTCTCACTGCTGAGAATTTTCAAACAGAGGTGATTGAGAGTAAAACACCAGTGCTAGTAGATCTTTGGGCAGCCTGGTGCGGACCTTGTAGGGTGGTTAACCCGATTGTGGAAGAGATTGCTGCCAATTTTGCCGGACGCGCCACAGTAGGCAAGCTGAATATTGACGAGTACGGAGAAATTGCTTCTAGATATAAGGTGCAAGCAATTCCGACGCTGTTATTTTTCCAAGATGGCGTAGTTGTAGATCGAGTTGTTGGCGTTGTGCCAGCAAAAGCGATCGCGCAAAAATTGAATGCTTTGTTAGAGCCAGCAGCAGATCGACAAGCTGCTTAG
- a CDS encoding alkene reductase, producing the protein MNTNIDLFSPVRLGRYELPNRMVMAPLTRNRAGEGNVPRELNAEYYAQRVSAGLIITEATQVSPQGLGYPFTPGIHSQEQVEGWRLVTKAVHDRGGKIFLQLWHVGRISHPDLQLNGALPVAPSAIAPSEGMASTYEGQKPYVTPRALETAEIPGIVEQYRQGAKNALAAGFDGVEIHSANGYLLDQFLHDGSNHRTDEYGGSIENRARLLMEVTEAVVSVWGADRVGVRLSPSGTFGSVYDSDLKALFTYVVDALNQFELAYLHLVEPRVAGNETVENPTSELSSKYFRPIYKGTLISAGGYDRESGNTVLASGDADLVAYGRLFISNPDLPQRFALNAQLNPYDRSSFYGGDERGYTDYPSLELQAAG; encoded by the coding sequence ATGAATACAAATATCGATCTATTCTCACCCGTTCGGCTCGGTCGTTACGAATTACCTAACCGAATGGTGATGGCTCCCTTAACGCGCAACCGTGCGGGAGAGGGTAACGTGCCGAGAGAATTGAATGCGGAATATTACGCTCAAAGAGTATCGGCAGGACTGATTATTACGGAAGCGACTCAGGTGTCGCCACAAGGCTTAGGTTATCCATTTACCCCTGGTATTCACTCTCAAGAACAGGTAGAAGGCTGGCGGCTAGTGACGAAAGCCGTACACGATCGCGGTGGCAAAATTTTTCTCCAGTTGTGGCACGTTGGGCGAATTTCTCACCCCGATTTGCAACTCAACGGAGCCTTACCCGTTGCACCTAGCGCGATCGCTCCATCAGAAGGCATGGCATCAACCTACGAAGGACAAAAGCCATACGTTACACCCCGCGCCCTAGAAACAGCAGAAATTCCAGGAATTGTAGAACAATATCGCCAAGGGGCAAAAAATGCGCTAGCGGCTGGGTTTGATGGTGTAGAAATTCACAGCGCGAATGGGTATCTGCTCGATCAATTTCTCCACGATGGCTCCAATCACCGTACAGATGAATATGGTGGTTCGATTGAAAACCGCGCCCGTTTGTTAATGGAAGTGACTGAAGCAGTCGTTAGCGTTTGGGGCGCAGATAGAGTGGGAGTCAGACTTTCACCCAGTGGCACTTTTGGCAGCGTCTACGACTCCGATCTCAAAGCATTGTTTACCTACGTAGTTGATGCGCTGAATCAATTTGAATTAGCTTACCTGCATTTGGTAGAGCCGAGAGTTGCTGGTAACGAGACAGTAGAAAACCCAACTTCAGAACTATCATCAAAATACTTCCGTCCGATCTACAAAGGGACTCTCATCAGTGCTGGCGGCTACGATCGCGAATCGGGAAATACAGTATTAGCCTCTGGGGATGCGGACTTGGTTGCTTATGGTAGACTGTTTATTTCCAACCCCGATTTACCGCAGCGTTTTGCTCTCAACGCACAATTAAACCCCTACGATCGCTCTAGCTTTTATGGCGGAGACGAGAGGGGTTATACAGATTATCCATCTTTGGAATTGCAGGCTGCTGGTTGA
- a CDS encoding elongation factor G — MNENVRASTRNVAIVGPYLSGKTTLLESLLSVTGAITRKGSVRDGNTVGDSAAEARDRQMSVEVSAASTEYEGVRFTFVDCPGSVEFAQETYNALMGVDAAVVVCEPANDNNENGLRQKVLTLAPLFKFLDDWEIPHLVFINKMDRVSNNFMDMLHALKAVSKRPLVPHQYPIIQDEQLTGFIDLVSEQAYQYHSGAPADPIPLPASLKAQEQAARAEMLEELANFDDHLLEELLEEIEPPQEEILQDLKLELGADLVVPVFCGVADRDFGVRPLLEALLREAPEPQDTAQRRGLGATAETPIAQVLKTYYTPQGGKLSLVRVWQGKLTDGIVLNGTRAGGIYRLLGQQQTSINEAEAGEVVALSRLDGVKTGDTLSANGQVKELPKAEILKPVYALAIAPEKRNDEVKLSAALTKLLEEDPSLMWEQHGDTHEVILWGQGEIHLQVALDRLRRKYNLPMGTHLPQVPYKETIRKPAASVHGRYKHQSGGHGQFGDVYLDIKPLGRGEGFNFSEKIVGGVVPKQYIPGVEVGVREFLVHGPLGFPVVDVAVTLTNGSYHTVDSSEQAFKQAARLAMQTGMTQCEPTLLEPIASVEVNTPSEFTSKVMQLVSGRRGQILGYEGRSDWSGWDKLTAYLPQAEMQNFIVELRSLTLGVGSFQWQYHHLQEVPDKLAERVLATGSNGNGNR; from the coding sequence ATGAATGAAAATGTCAGAGCGAGTACGCGCAATGTTGCAATTGTCGGTCCATATTTGAGCGGAAAAACAACTTTGCTCGAAAGTTTGTTATCCGTCACCGGAGCTATCACTCGTAAAGGTAGCGTCCGCGACGGTAACACCGTAGGAGACAGTGCAGCGGAAGCGCGCGATCGCCAAATGAGTGTAGAAGTAAGTGCCGCTAGTACCGAGTATGAAGGTGTCCGCTTCACATTTGTTGACTGTCCGGGTTCGGTCGAATTTGCCCAAGAGACATATAACGCTCTTATGGGTGTAGATGCAGCAGTTGTTGTTTGCGAACCAGCAAATGATAATAATGAAAATGGTCTGCGTCAGAAGGTACTTACCCTCGCTCCTCTATTTAAATTTCTTGACGATTGGGAAATTCCCCATCTCGTATTTATTAACAAAATGGATCGGGTTAGCAACAATTTCATGGATATGTTGCACGCCCTTAAAGCTGTTTCCAAGCGTCCGCTCGTACCGCATCAATATCCCATTATTCAAGACGAACAGCTAACTGGATTTATCGATTTAGTCAGCGAACAAGCATATCAATACCACTCTGGCGCACCAGCCGATCCGATTCCATTGCCAGCATCTTTAAAAGCACAAGAACAAGCAGCTAGAGCGGAAATGTTGGAAGAATTAGCCAACTTTGACGACCATTTATTGGAAGAACTTTTAGAAGAAATCGAGCCGCCTCAAGAAGAAATTCTGCAAGATTTGAAATTAGAACTAGGGGCAGATTTAGTCGTTCCAGTATTTTGTGGAGTTGCAGACCGAGATTTTGGAGTTAGACCGCTTTTAGAAGCACTGTTACGAGAAGCACCTGAACCACAAGACACCGCTCAACGACGAGGGCTTGGCGCTACTGCTGAAACTCCCATAGCCCAAGTATTGAAAACCTATTACACGCCCCAAGGAGGCAAACTTTCCCTAGTACGGGTATGGCAAGGTAAGTTAACCGATGGCATCGTGTTGAATGGTACTCGCGCTGGCGGGATTTATCGGCTACTAGGACAGCAACAGACCTCGATAAATGAAGCTGAAGCTGGTGAAGTTGTTGCCCTCAGCCGCTTGGATGGCGTGAAAACTGGCGATACTCTGTCTGCAAATGGGCAAGTTAAGGAACTACCCAAAGCAGAAATACTCAAACCAGTTTATGCCTTGGCGATCGCCCCAGAAAAACGTAACGACGAAGTTAAATTGAGTGCGGCGCTGACTAAGCTGTTAGAAGAAGACCCATCTTTAATGTGGGAACAACACGGTGATACCCACGAAGTTATCCTGTGGGGACAAGGTGAAATTCACTTGCAAGTAGCCCTCGATCGCCTGCGTCGGAAGTATAATTTGCCGATGGGAACTCATCTACCACAAGTACCCTATAAAGAAACCATTCGCAAGCCTGCTGCTTCAGTTCACGGACGCTACAAGCACCAATCAGGAGGACATGGGCAGTTTGGCGATGTTTACCTAGATATTAAACCGCTTGGGCGCGGAGAAGGCTTTAATTTTAGCGAAAAGATTGTAGGTGGCGTGGTTCCGAAGCAATATATTCCTGGCGTTGAAGTTGGCGTGAGGGAGTTTTTGGTACACGGTCCCTTAGGCTTCCCCGTAGTTGATGTTGCCGTCACCCTGACCAACGGCTCTTATCACACGGTTGATAGCTCCGAGCAAGCATTCAAACAAGCGGCACGGCTAGCTATGCAAACGGGAATGACTCAGTGCGAACCAACGCTATTAGAGCCGATCGCCTCAGTTGAAGTCAATACGCCCAGCGAATTCACCTCCAAGGTGATGCAACTCGTGAGCGGACGACGGGGACAAATTCTCGGCTATGAAGGCAGATCGGATTGGTCGGGGTGGGACAAACTCACTGCTTACTTACCCCAAGCCGAGATGCAGAACTTCATCGTTGAGTTGCGATCGCTAACTCTAGGTGTTGGTTCCTTCCAATGGCAATACCATCACTTACAAGAAGTTCCTGACAAGTTAGCAGAGCGAGTTTTGGCAACTGGCAGTAACGGTAACGGCAATCGTTGA